One Pasteurella dagmatis DNA segment encodes these proteins:
- the lolB gene encoding lipoprotein insertase outer membrane protein LolB: protein MKLKYVLFSTCLMSVFLSACTLDVARPTNVNYISQDDPTWLQHLSKIQQIKSYHNQGQLGYINNKERFSTRFDWQYQNSTNYVLALSSNISSSTLTIEMRNNILRIFDNKGNERSAEEARVLLIKMMGAELPLDKFAFWLKGQPSQNTDYKVGENHLLASFDYPINGQTWTADYLSYHSNLLPLPKDILLKTEGQTLKIRVDNWKY, encoded by the coding sequence ATGAAATTAAAATATGTTCTCTTTTCAACTTGTCTGATGAGTGTCTTCTTAAGTGCTTGTACTTTAGATGTCGCTCGTCCTACTAATGTCAACTATATTAGTCAAGATGACCCAACCTGGCTACAGCACTTATCTAAAATCCAACAAATCAAGTCATACCATAACCAAGGACAATTAGGTTATATTAATAACAAAGAGCGTTTTTCAACTCGTTTTGATTGGCAATATCAAAACTCAACTAACTATGTTTTAGCCCTATCTTCTAACATAAGCAGTTCTACCCTAACAATTGAAATGCGCAATAATATATTGCGTATCTTTGATAATAAAGGTAATGAACGCAGTGCTGAAGAAGCAAGAGTCTTACTAATAAAAATGATGGGGGCAGAATTACCATTAGATAAATTTGCTTTCTGGTTAAAAGGACAGCCTTCTCAAAACACAGATTATAAAGTAGGTGAAAATCATTTACTTGCAAGTTTCGATTATCCAATCAATGGACAAACTTGGACTGCAGACTATCTAAGCTATCACTCTAACCTATTACCACTACCGAAAGATATCTTGCTAAAAACAGAAGGGCAAACGTTGAAAATTCGTGTAGATAACTGGAAATACTAA
- a CDS encoding multifunctional CCA addition/repair protein: MTSSKAIQVYLVGGAVRDQLLHLPVKDRDWVVVGATPDDLLAQGYQQVGREFPVFLNPKTKEEYALARTERKAGSGYTGFICEFSPNITLQEDLLRRDLTINAIAQDVEGNLYDFYGGIEDLNQRILRHVSPAFVEDPLRVLRVARFAARYHSLGFTIAPETLRLMKQLTKQGELAHLTAERVWLETEKALLEKNPEIYFHTLRQVGALKVLFPELEALIGVPNPAKYHPEIDSFIHTMLVLQQAVLLTENTNYHKSAVRFAAICHDLGKARTPKEILPHHYGHEKAGLEPTRKLCKRFKLPSTIQEFAELCCEYHTLVHKAFELSPETVIKLFNRLDVWRKPRRFEELLLVCLADSRGRTGFTQVEYPQKDYLWQLYEAALAVDVKQVIADGFEKQGIRDELTKRRTFTVKQKKADILPHFTNPN; this comes from the coding sequence ATGACCTCATCAAAAGCGATACAGGTTTATCTTGTTGGAGGAGCTGTGCGAGATCAGCTCCTCCATTTGCCTGTAAAAGATAGAGATTGGGTTGTTGTTGGTGCAACACCTGATGATTTGCTCGCTCAAGGTTATCAACAAGTTGGTCGAGAATTCCCTGTATTTCTTAACCCCAAAACCAAAGAAGAATACGCTTTAGCTCGTACAGAACGTAAAGCTGGTAGTGGTTATACTGGGTTTATCTGTGAATTTTCCCCAAATATCACTTTACAAGAAGATTTACTCCGTCGAGATTTAACCATCAACGCTATTGCTCAAGATGTAGAAGGCAATTTATATGATTTTTATGGTGGAATTGAAGATCTTAATCAACGTATTTTGCGCCATGTTTCACCTGCTTTTGTTGAAGATCCCTTACGTGTTTTGCGCGTAGCTCGCTTTGCTGCCCGTTATCACTCTCTCGGTTTTACTATTGCACCTGAAACATTAAGGTTAATGAAGCAACTCACTAAACAAGGGGAACTTGCTCATTTGACTGCAGAACGAGTATGGTTAGAAACTGAAAAAGCGTTATTAGAAAAAAATCCTGAAATTTATTTCCATACGCTACGTCAGGTAGGTGCATTAAAAGTCTTATTTCCTGAACTAGAAGCCCTAATTGGCGTGCCAAATCCCGCGAAATATCATCCAGAAATAGACAGTTTTATACACACGATGTTAGTATTACAACAAGCAGTACTATTAACAGAAAACACAAATTATCATAAAAGTGCGGTGCGTTTTGCCGCAATTTGTCACGACTTGGGTAAAGCCCGCACACCTAAAGAAATTCTTCCTCATCACTACGGGCACGAAAAAGCAGGGCTCGAACCGACTCGCAAGTTATGCAAACGCTTTAAACTACCAAGCACAATTCAAGAATTTGCCGAGCTATGTTGTGAATATCACACTCTTGTACATAAAGCCTTTGAGCTGAGCCCAGAAACTGTAATAAAATTATTTAATCGTCTTGATGTATGGCGCAAACCACGACGTTTTGAAGAATTGCTGTTGGTTTGTCTTGCTGATAGCCGTGGTCGAACAGGCTTTACACAAGTGGAGTACCCACAAAAAGACTATTTATGGCAATTATATGAGGCGGCATTAGCAGTAGATGTCAAACAAGTGATTGCTGATGGCTTCGAAAAGCAAGGAATTAGGGATGAATTAACTAAACGCCGTACGTTTACTGTTAAACAAAAAAAAGCAGATATTCTACCGCACTTTACTAATCCAAATTAA
- a CDS encoding TIGR04211 family SH3 domain-containing protein, with amino-acid sequence MHKLTKILLSCLFLGVSLQTAQAETKYVTENLSTFLRKGAGDQYKIAGAIKAGEQVTVLDQKERYTLIRDSKNRDAWILTSELTSTPSSKEENPKLKNQIQELTMKLNRLDTDWQQRTSEMQRRASQAEQQSSQLLEQNSQLKRELEITKNKNRDLEAMLDAGKREIAIQWFIYGGSVLGVGLLLGLLIPLIIPKRRRNSGWA; translated from the coding sequence ATGCATAAGCTAACCAAAATTTTACTTTCTTGCCTTTTCCTCGGGGTTTCTCTACAAACAGCGCAAGCTGAAACTAAATATGTTACGGAAAACTTAAGCACATTCTTACGCAAAGGTGCTGGCGATCAATATAAAATTGCGGGAGCAATTAAAGCTGGGGAACAAGTCACTGTCTTAGATCAAAAAGAACGTTACACACTTATTCGTGATAGTAAAAATCGCGATGCGTGGATTTTAACTAGTGAATTGACTTCTACGCCAAGTAGCAAAGAAGAAAATCCAAAGCTAAAAAATCAAATTCAAGAGCTCACAATGAAGCTAAACCGTTTAGATACAGATTGGCAGCAACGTACAAGCGAAATGCAACGTCGTGCAAGCCAAGCTGAACAACAAAGTAGCCAATTATTAGAGCAAAACTCTCAACTTAAACGTGAACTTGAAATTACCAAAAATAAAAATCGTGATTTAGAAGCAATGCTTGATGCGGGTAAACGTGAAATTGCAATTCAATGGTTTATTTATGGTGGTTCTGTATTAGGTGTAGGATTATTGCTTGGTTTACTCATTCCACTTATTATCCCAAAACGTCGTCGTAACAGTGGTTGGGCATAA
- a CDS encoding inorganic phosphate transporter, which translates to MELLNQYGTLLVIITALFGFFMAFGIGANDVSNAMGTSVGSGTITAKQAIIIAMVFESAGAYLAGGEVTETIKSGIIDPMQFASSPDVLVLGMMAALFASGVWLLIASRMGWPVSTTHSIIGAVVGFACVTVGKEAVEWGMIKNIVGSWFITPLIAGIIAYGIFASTQKLIFDTDEPLKNAQKYGPYYMGITAFILCIVTFTKGLKHVGLHLSGFEVFLISLVISVISIAGCYIYFRSSTFIQKVRSGTFGGVEKVFSILMLLTACAMAFAHGSNDVANAIGPLSAVVSIVEHGGQILPKTQLAWWILPLGAAGIMVGLIVMGYKVMATIGTGITDLTPSRGFAAQFATALTVVVASGTGLPISTTQTLVGAVLGVGFARGIAALNLNVIRNIIASWIVTLPAGALFAIIIYYVLSAIFH; encoded by the coding sequence ATGGAACTACTTAATCAATATGGTACTCTGCTAGTTATCATTACTGCGCTGTTTGGTTTTTTTATGGCGTTTGGTATTGGTGCGAATGACGTATCAAACGCAATGGGAACCTCTGTTGGTTCTGGCACAATTACAGCAAAACAAGCCATTATCATTGCAATGGTCTTCGAATCTGCTGGTGCGTACTTAGCGGGAGGAGAAGTAACTGAAACAATTAAAAGTGGTATTATTGACCCAATGCAATTTGCATCCTCTCCTGATGTTTTAGTGCTTGGTATGATGGCTGCATTATTTGCTTCTGGAGTTTGGTTATTAATTGCATCTCGTATGGGTTGGCCTGTTTCAACTACTCACTCAATTATTGGTGCAGTTGTTGGTTTTGCATGTGTTACTGTAGGCAAAGAAGCTGTTGAATGGGGAATGATCAAAAATATCGTAGGTAGTTGGTTCATCACACCATTAATTGCAGGTATCATCGCTTACGGCATTTTCGCAAGTACACAAAAACTGATTTTCGATACAGACGAGCCTTTAAAAAATGCACAAAAATATGGTCCTTACTATATGGGTATCACCGCATTTATTTTATGTATCGTTACTTTCACCAAAGGACTTAAACACGTTGGCTTACATTTAAGTGGCTTTGAAGTGTTTTTAATTTCCCTCGTAATTAGTGTTATTTCTATCGCAGGTTGTTACATTTATTTCCGTAGTTCAACCTTCATTCAAAAAGTCCGCAGTGGTACTTTTGGTGGTGTAGAAAAGGTATTTAGTATTTTGATGCTTCTAACCGCTTGTGCAATGGCTTTCGCTCACGGCTCTAACGATGTTGCAAACGCAATCGGTCCATTATCTGCTGTTGTTTCTATCGTTGAACACGGTGGTCAAATTTTACCTAAAACTCAACTAGCGTGGTGGATCTTACCATTAGGTGCAGCTGGTATTATGGTTGGCTTAATTGTGATGGGTTATAAAGTCATGGCCACCATCGGGACTGGTATCACTGACTTAACGCCAAGTCGTGGTTTCGCTGCACAATTTGCAACAGCATTAACCGTAGTTGTAGCATCAGGTACTGGCTTACCTATTTCAACAACACAAACCCTTGTAGGAGCAGTATTAGGGGTAGGTTTTGCACGTGGTATCGCAGCACTTAACTTAAATGTAATTCGTAACATTATAGCCTCTTGGATCGTTACACTTCCAGCAGGAGCATTGTTTGCAATCATCATTTACTATGTATTAAGTGCTATATTTCACTAA
- a CDS encoding TIGR00153 family protein: protein MAINNILGLFAHSPLKPLQKHSEKVTECCNLLIPFFEYTFKGEWEKAEELRAKISECERQADTLKREIRLKLPRGLFMPIDRTDLLELVTQQDKLANFAKDIAGRMVGRHFAIPEDMQPDFEAYLKRNLDATIQAHKVIDEMEQLLETGFKGRELDLVNRMINELDTIEDDTDQMQIKLRKMLLNIESRFNPVDVMFLYKTLEWVGVLADQAQRVGSRIELMLARS from the coding sequence ATGGCAATTAATAATATCCTTGGATTATTTGCACATTCGCCGTTAAAACCGTTACAGAAACACTCAGAAAAAGTTACTGAATGCTGTAACTTACTTATTCCTTTCTTCGAATATACTTTCAAAGGCGAATGGGAAAAAGCAGAAGAATTAAGGGCGAAAATCTCTGAATGTGAGCGTCAAGCTGATACCTTAAAACGTGAAATCCGACTGAAATTACCTCGTGGCTTATTTATGCCGATTGATCGCACCGATTTATTAGAACTTGTGACACAGCAAGACAAATTAGCAAACTTTGCTAAAGATATCGCTGGTCGTATGGTGGGTCGCCATTTTGCAATTCCAGAAGATATGCAACCAGATTTTGAAGCCTATTTAAAACGTAACTTAGATGCAACAATTCAAGCACATAAAGTGATCGATGAAATGGAGCAATTACTTGAAACAGGCTTTAAAGGTCGCGAATTAGATCTTGTGAATCGAATGATCAATGAATTAGACACCATCGAAGATGATACCGACCAAATGCAAATTAAATTGCGTAAGATGTTATTAAATATTGAATCTCGCTTTAACCCTGTTGATGTCATGTTTTTATATAAAACACTTGAATGGGTAGGTGTATTAGCAGACCAAGCACAACGCGTTGGTTCTCGTATTGAGCTGATGTTAGCAAGATCATAA
- a CDS encoding CYTH domain-containing protein, giving the protein MTNEIELKLSVSPDFVDFLSQEMTNFSVLSHKKQFLGNTYYDTKDQFFSNLKMGLRVRKESGLHTLTLKTDGKVQAGLHIRPEYNVELVDAKPDLDLLVEKTGLDLGDISALKLEPIFSTDFERQSWLVECGNGTVIEVSFDLGDILVGEKTEKICEVEFELKAGSTEDLLRFVHGFTLEQGVRLSSVSKAKRGYILASPKGLKSENWIEKWRDFLHQDHQDIHTKLTALFALEQDLIEETFALGLDYFELDFLRTVERIGAFFNLYHYYTDNAKLLQDVFQQSMVQLLDEQDLLELIEQHQILFSEIRDIIRLHSETKNNRLALEKLFQLLQTGQYVRRMLNFISLTMSN; this is encoded by the coding sequence ATGACTAACGAGATTGAATTAAAATTATCAGTCAGTCCCGATTTTGTAGATTTTTTAAGCCAAGAGATGACAAATTTTTCTGTTCTTTCTCACAAAAAGCAGTTCTTAGGTAACACTTATTACGACACTAAAGATCAATTTTTTTCCAACCTCAAAATGGGACTTCGTGTTCGTAAAGAAAGCGGCCTCCACACATTAACCTTAAAAACAGATGGCAAAGTACAAGCCGGTTTGCATATTCGCCCTGAATATAATGTGGAGTTAGTCGATGCTAAACCTGATTTAGACTTATTGGTAGAAAAGACAGGTTTGGACTTAGGGGATATTTCAGCGTTGAAACTCGAGCCGATTTTTAGCACCGATTTTGAACGCCAATCTTGGTTGGTTGAATGTGGCAACGGCACGGTGATTGAAGTCTCATTCGATTTAGGTGATATTCTTGTAGGTGAAAAAACAGAAAAAATCTGTGAAGTAGAATTTGAATTAAAAGCTGGTTCAACAGAAGATCTATTACGTTTTGTACACGGTTTCACATTAGAACAGGGTGTACGTTTGAGTTCAGTCTCCAAAGCAAAAAGAGGTTATATTTTAGCGAGTCCAAAAGGTCTTAAATCAGAAAATTGGATCGAAAAATGGCGTGATTTTTTGCATCAAGATCACCAAGATATTCATACAAAACTGACCGCACTTTTTGCCTTAGAACAAGATTTAATTGAAGAAACGTTTGCACTTGGTCTAGATTATTTTGAGCTAGATTTTCTACGTACCGTTGAGCGTATTGGCGCATTTTTCAATCTTTATCATTATTATACTGATAACGCTAAATTACTGCAGGATGTTTTCCAACAATCAATGGTGCAGTTATTAGATGAGCAAGATCTACTTGAATTAATCGAACAGCATCAAATTTTATTCAGTGAAATTCGAGATATTATTCGTTTACACAGTGAAACAAAAAATAATAGATTAGCGTTGGAAAAACTGTTCCAACTTTTACAAACCGGGCAGTATGTCAGACGTATGTTAAACTTTATTTCTTTAACAATGAGTAATTAA
- the radA gene encoding DNA repair protein RadA, which yields MAKAPKTAYVCNDCGAEFSRWQGQCAACKAWNTISEVRLVSANNMPKGDRFSGYAGETRAKIQTLSEISLQETPRFSSGFNELDRVLGGGVVPGSAILIGGHPGAGKSTLLLQVMCGLAKSMTALYVTGEESLQQVAMRAKRLGLPADKLNMLSETSVEQICNLADQLKPQIIVIDSIQVMHLADIQSSPGSVAQVRECASFLTRYAKTRQVAIIMVGHVTKDGTLAGPKVLEHCIDCSILLEGESDSRYRTLRSHKNRFGAVNELGVFAMTEQGLREVKNPSAIFLSRGEEQTAGSSVMVIWEGTRPLLVEIQALVDHSMLANPRRVAVGLEQNRLALLLAVLHRHGGLQMSDQDVFVNVVGGVKVTETSADLALLLALISSFRNRPLPQDLVVFGEVGLAGEIRPVPSGQERISEAAKHGFKRAIVPYANRPKSAVQNMEVFTVKKLADALAILDNF from the coding sequence ATGGCAAAAGCACCTAAAACTGCTTATGTATGTAATGACTGTGGCGCAGAATTTTCACGTTGGCAGGGGCAATGTGCGGCTTGTAAGGCGTGGAATACTATTAGTGAAGTTCGGTTAGTTTCTGCTAATAATATGCCAAAAGGTGATCGTTTTAGTGGCTATGCAGGTGAAACTCGTGCCAAAATCCAAACGCTTTCTGAAATTAGCTTGCAAGAAACTCCTCGCTTTTCAAGTGGATTTAATGAGCTTGATCGTGTGCTAGGTGGAGGCGTTGTACCGGGAAGTGCAATCTTAATTGGTGGTCATCCGGGAGCGGGTAAAAGTACCTTGTTATTACAAGTAATGTGTGGTTTAGCAAAAAGCATGACCGCACTTTATGTGACAGGGGAAGAATCATTACAACAAGTGGCAATGCGTGCAAAACGTTTGGGTTTGCCAGCGGATAAGCTCAATATGTTATCTGAAACGTCAGTTGAGCAAATTTGTAACCTTGCGGATCAACTTAAACCACAGATTATTGTCATCGACTCTATTCAAGTAATGCATTTAGCGGATATTCAATCTTCACCGGGAAGCGTAGCGCAAGTACGTGAATGCGCATCATTTTTAACACGTTATGCCAAAACTCGCCAAGTAGCGATTATTATGGTAGGACACGTAACAAAAGACGGCACGCTTGCAGGCCCGAAAGTGTTAGAGCATTGTATCGACTGTTCGATCTTATTAGAAGGCGAGTCTGACTCACGCTATCGCACCTTGCGTAGTCATAAAAACCGTTTTGGCGCGGTGAATGAGTTAGGGGTATTTGCAATGACAGAACAAGGCTTGCGTGAAGTGAAAAATCCATCTGCGATATTTTTAAGCCGTGGCGAAGAGCAAACCGCAGGCAGCTCAGTCATGGTGATTTGGGAAGGTACTCGTCCGCTGTTAGTCGAGATTCAAGCCTTGGTGGATCATTCAATGCTAGCTAATCCTCGTCGTGTTGCGGTGGGCTTAGAGCAAAATCGCTTGGCGTTATTATTAGCGGTTTTACACCGTCACGGTGGATTGCAAATGTCTGATCAAGATGTATTTGTAAATGTAGTTGGTGGAGTTAAAGTCACGGAGACCAGTGCAGATCTTGCTTTATTGCTCGCTTTAATTTCTAGTTTTCGCAACCGACCATTGCCGCAAGATTTAGTGGTATTTGGCGAGGTGGGGCTAGCAGGTGAAATTCGCCCAGTACCTAGTGGTCAAGAGCGTATTAGTGAAGCAGCTAAACATGGTTTTAAACGAGCAATAGTGCCTTATGCAAATCGTCCTAAAAGTGCGGTGCAAAATATGGAAGTTTTCACAGTGAAAAAGTTAGCAGATGCTTTAGCAATCTTAGATAACTTCTAG
- the lrp gene encoding leucine-responsive transcriptional regulator Lrp, translating into MEKKLMKALDSIDIKILNELQRNGKISNIDLSKKVGLSPTPCLERVKRLEKQGVIMGYRALLNPELLDSPLLVIVEITLIRGKPDVFEEFNLAVQQLDEIQECHLVSGDFDYLLKTRVADMAAYRKLLGTTLLRLPGVNDTRTYVVMEEVKQTNFLQLK; encoded by the coding sequence ATGGAAAAAAAATTAATGAAAGCGCTTGATAGCATTGATATCAAAATTTTAAATGAATTGCAGCGTAACGGAAAAATTTCCAATATTGATTTGTCAAAGAAAGTAGGTTTGTCGCCGACTCCTTGTTTAGAGCGCGTGAAGCGTTTAGAAAAGCAAGGTGTAATTATGGGCTATCGTGCATTACTTAATCCAGAATTACTTGACTCACCATTATTAGTGATTGTGGAGATTACCTTGATTCGTGGCAAACCAGACGTATTTGAAGAATTTAATTTAGCTGTTCAACAGCTAGATGAAATTCAAGAGTGTCATTTAGTTTCTGGTGATTTTGACTATTTACTCAAAACTCGTGTGGCTGATATGGCTGCCTATCGTAAACTATTAGGAACCACCTTATTACGCTTGCCCGGTGTGAATGACACACGTACTTATGTCGTAATGGAAGAAGTAAAACAAACGAATTTTTTACAATTGAAGTAA
- a CDS encoding DNA translocase FtsK, with amino-acid sequence MIKRISEKFTPKQYIFKFFAILTALLGLYLLVAWSSYSPLDNSWVSSASHQQTINKAGPFGAWIIDLFFVLFGYVGHLFPFMIFILPLAWLRKKSEMEFSWAKFALRFLGLSIFLSGTCVLFTLLFSHNPYYLSGGVLGGSIVTALFSLLDFVGLMLSGFVFAVVGFVLCSGSSLIQWLVKAYYWLTMQNEEKSQQEESKENQEESTTEQIEFELGSEVATENIESQKVVANAETPMQPIITKPVEATVRSEPLINIEGLERLDSQKNSVESSTNQFDDVNAVQLGGYVAGQEEQLPTVSMVAPPSLHDELATSPEWKNTRLSAIEELPIETQTVNLQDDLAPIPTVSLSPLAEKTQSEMTALESEDNEIESDLARQFALQEQQRLNEMAMRAKELDAEEVLDHILDKNDEKTVQSSIYKPYGDSLIHPALQQQVTIKAKPTTPMPSLDLLEHRPAQAHRVTQEEIRETSQRIEHQLRNFNVKATVKGVLVGPVVTRYELELQPGVKAARVTGIDTDLARALMFRSIRVAEVIPGKPYIGIETPNDHRQMVTLREVLDSDEFRQSKSLLSMALGKDISGHPVVVDLAKMPHLLVAGSTGSGKSVGVNTMILSLLFRVKPEEVKFIMIDPKVVELSIYNGIPHLLTEVVTDMKKAANALRWCVDEMERRYQLLSVLRMRNIEGYNEKIDEYEALNMPIPNPLWRPGDTMDALPPPLEKLSYIVVVVDEFADLMMVAGKQVEELIARLAQKARAIGIHLILATQRPSVDVITGLIKANIPSRIAFTVASKIDSRTILDQVGAEALLGRGDMLYSGAGSSDLVRVHGAFMSDDEVARVVDDWKARGKPNYIESILDGSEEDENESSRSVSDSDELDDLFDEVSAFVIDTGITSISSIQRKFKVGFNRAARIMEQLEEQGIVSSMQNGKRDVLARRSSDF; translated from the coding sequence ATGATTAAACGCATTTCTGAAAAATTTACGCCTAAACAGTATATTTTCAAATTTTTCGCAATTTTGACCGCACTTTTAGGTTTATATCTATTAGTTGCGTGGTCAAGCTATTCGCCTTTAGATAATTCTTGGGTGTCTTCAGCTTCTCATCAACAAACTATAAATAAAGCGGGTCCATTTGGTGCTTGGATAATCGATCTTTTCTTTGTTTTATTCGGTTATGTGGGGCATTTATTTCCATTTATGATTTTTATTTTGCCACTTGCTTGGTTACGTAAAAAATCAGAAATGGAATTCAGTTGGGCAAAATTTGCTTTACGTTTTTTAGGACTATCGATATTTTTATCCGGTACATGCGTCTTATTTACCTTACTTTTTTCCCATAACCCTTATTATTTGTCTGGTGGTGTATTAGGTGGCAGTATTGTTACCGCATTATTTTCGTTACTTGATTTTGTGGGATTAATGCTCTCAGGCTTTGTATTTGCAGTGGTTGGTTTTGTATTGTGTTCAGGTTCCTCGTTAATCCAATGGCTTGTGAAAGCCTATTATTGGTTAACAATGCAAAATGAAGAAAAATCTCAGCAAGAAGAAAGCAAAGAAAATCAAGAAGAAAGCACAACAGAACAAATTGAATTCGAGCTTGGTTCAGAAGTGGCTACGGAAAACATTGAGTCTCAAAAAGTTGTGGCAAATGCAGAAACGCCAATGCAACCAATAATCACAAAACCTGTTGAGGCTACAGTGAGATCTGAACCATTAATTAATATTGAAGGTTTAGAACGATTAGATTCACAAAAAAATAGTGTAGAAAGTTCGACGAACCAGTTTGATGATGTAAATGCAGTTCAATTAGGTGGTTATGTTGCAGGTCAAGAAGAACAACTGCCAACAGTAAGTATGGTGGCACCGCCAAGTTTGCATGATGAACTGGCAACTTCGCCAGAATGGAAAAATACTCGTTTATCTGCAATTGAAGAATTACCAATAGAAACACAAACAGTCAACTTACAAGATGACTTGGCACCAATTCCGACAGTCTCGCTTTCACCGTTAGCCGAAAAAACACAATCAGAAATGACCGCACTTGAGTCGGAAGATAATGAAATCGAAAGTGATCTTGCTCGTCAGTTTGCGTTACAAGAACAACAACGTCTTAATGAAATGGCAATGCGAGCAAAAGAGTTAGATGCAGAAGAAGTGTTAGATCATATTTTAGATAAAAATGATGAAAAAACTGTACAATCGTCAATCTATAAACCTTATGGTGATTCGTTGATTCACCCAGCTTTACAACAGCAAGTAACGATAAAAGCCAAACCAACAACACCAATGCCAAGTTTGGATTTATTGGAGCATCGTCCAGCACAAGCACACCGTGTGACACAAGAGGAAATTCGTGAGACCTCACAGCGTATTGAACACCAATTACGTAATTTTAACGTGAAAGCCACAGTAAAAGGTGTGCTTGTTGGCCCAGTAGTTACTCGCTATGAACTTGAATTACAACCAGGTGTCAAAGCAGCAAGAGTAACCGGTATCGATACAGATTTAGCGCGTGCGTTAATGTTCCGTTCTATTCGTGTTGCAGAAGTGATTCCCGGTAAGCCTTACATTGGTATTGAAACACCAAATGATCATCGTCAAATGGTGACTTTACGTGAGGTGTTGGATAGTGATGAGTTCCGTCAATCTAAATCCTTGCTTTCAATGGCGTTAGGTAAAGATATTAGTGGGCATCCAGTAGTAGTAGATTTAGCCAAAATGCCTCATTTATTGGTGGCAGGCTCAACTGGTTCGGGAAAATCTGTTGGTGTGAACACAATGATTTTAAGTTTGCTTTTCAGAGTTAAACCTGAAGAAGTGAAATTTATTATGATTGACCCGAAAGTCGTTGAATTGTCTATTTATAATGGTATACCACATTTATTGACAGAAGTTGTGACTGATATGAAAAAGGCTGCTAATGCACTGCGTTGGTGTGTAGATGAAATGGAGCGTCGTTATCAACTGTTATCTGTATTGCGTATGCGCAATATTGAAGGTTATAACGAAAAAATCGACGAATACGAAGCGCTCAATATGCCTATCCCAAACCCGTTATGGCGACCGGGTGACACAATGGATGCGTTACCGCCACCATTGGAAAAACTCAGTTATATTGTTGTTGTTGTCGATGAGTTTGCGGATTTAATGATGGTTGCTGGTAAACAAGTAGAAGAGTTGATTGCACGTTTAGCGCAAAAAGCACGTGCGATTGGTATTCACTTGATTTTAGCAACACAACGACCATCAGTGGACGTAATCACTGGCTTAATTAAAGCGAATATTCCAAGCCGCATTGCATTTACCGTAGCAAGTAAAATCGACTCTCGTACGATCTTAGATCAAGTGGGCGCAGAGGCCTTACTTGGTCGAGGTGATATGCTGTATTCTGGTGCAGGCAGTTCAGATTTAGTGCGTGTACATGGTGCATTTATGAGTGATGATGAAGTGGCACGTGTTGTAGATGATTGGAAAGCTCGGGGCAAACCAAATTATATTGAAAGTATTTTGGATGGCAGTGAAGAAGACGAAAATGAGAGTTCACGTTCTGTTAGTGATTCAGATGAACTTGATGATTTATTTGATGAAGTGTCAGCGTTTGTGATTGATACAGGAATTACGTCAATTTCAAGTATTCAACGAAAATTCAAAGTAGGTTTTAACCGTGCAGCGCGCATTATGGAACAATTAGAAGAGCAAGGTATTGTTTCTTCTATGCAAAATGGTAAACGAGATGTCTTAGCAAGACGTTCTTCAGATTTTTAG